A genomic segment from Anas platyrhynchos isolate ZD024472 breed Pekin duck chromosome 5, IASCAAS_PekinDuck_T2T, whole genome shotgun sequence encodes:
- the LOC140002660 gene encoding uncharacterized protein has product MSRITATTDDLRKLEQPIKSSLLALGANQWLLSDVLPHWEQIEENDHQLIVNALGKAQGNTSLALSCIQAQLWIQSVAAAIIREGEGGTLPTEIRKLIWDNASEFEKEFQAWWQLVNFTHYAENDKIVAFILTISNATVYNVYPIIALGLNHNGTILYPKEHKVWAHQKGGKWQTIDVNACIVREQKGFICESNTLESQDICLDTEQNICHFEIHPNETLKTGLVYIGKGCVCMRTHCDSIVVDDTVVDTSNLSNVCVCNFTKILGCDFKYSVPVTSYQLIASNYILLHELLPTPIGMNLTLVKKLLVHEDLKQLMTQVRENGQKTLITVHHDAQEIHQVMERVKRDERHRWWDTLFG; this is encoded by the coding sequence ATGAGTAGaataactgctactacagatgacctaaggaaactggaacaaccaataaaatcatccttattggctttaggagcaaatcaatggcttctatcAGATGTTTTGCCCCATTGGgaacaaattgaggaaaatgatcatcaattaattgtaaatgcccttggaaaagcccaaggcaatacctcccttgccttgagctgtatccaagcgcagttatggatacaatctgtagcagcagctattattagagaaggagaaggaggaactttgcccactgaaattcgaaaattgatttgggataatgcttcagaatttgaaaaagaatttcaagcttggtggcaattagtcaactttacccattatgcagaaaatgataaaattgttgcctttatacttactataagtaatgccaccgtatacaatgtatatccaatcattgcattaggactcaatcataatggaactatactttatcctaaagagcataaagtatgggcccatcaaaagggaggaaagtggcaaacaattgatgtaaatgcatgcattgtgcgtgaacaaaaaggtttcatctgtgaaagtaacacgctggaatctcaagacatttgtcttgacactgagcaaaatatttgccactttgagatacatcctaatgaaacccttaaaactggacttgtatatattgggaaaggttgtgtttgtatgagaactcattgtgattctatagtcGTAGATGATACAGTGGTAGATACCAGTAATCTCTCTAATGtctgtgtttgcaattttaccaaaattctaggatgtgattttaaatactcagttcctgtcacttcttatcaacttattgcatctaattatattctgcttcatgaactgctgcctactcctattggaatgaacctcaccttggtgaagaaattgctggtacatgaggacctgaagcagctgatgacacaagtccgagaaaatggacaaaagactctgattactgtccaccatgatgcacaagaaatacatcaagtgatggaaagagtgaagagagatgagagacaccgttggtgggacactttgtttggatga